One part of the Neodiprion virginianus isolate iyNeoVirg1 chromosome 3, iyNeoVirg1.1, whole genome shotgun sequence genome encodes these proteins:
- the LOC124300286 gene encoding uncharacterized protein LOC124300286 isoform X3, translated as MDANVAVEEDFSFQLGEMFDSYEELEQKLESFSRRSLVHYWRRDSRTVSGAHMKTARPISERLRYYSVKYACIYGGQKFLPRGAGRRQSQSIRTNCPAHIMLRASKDGKKLEVTSVNNEHNHEISEELFKNLPQERKLCGEIKQEVQDLMQLHIDRKRLKEYVRLRTNKVLRSKDLFNIAAANKQKREITPERAYQLFKKIHDIEKLQGCKSGSKRYSESEDEISDSIKKIKKEHESPWGQDQRLVELDASEENDGEDCYTAQLTQEEVVDDIDVSEEHLLTANNQGEIMTADGEIVGELVMEDGDPSVIVESIVNADGSVFVDEREFNSYCDNHLSHHVVDDSQSSTPPVIDITSLTGTSEIDKITTSQASPNQLQRHRSLSPRSQFDPKSSETFSEPAESRIWIMKEAAAAESEPESSLESEANMMKSPKNHKDDVEPTNVILSEETSHQLLQEQLAVLRAERGKLYHETEMLKLKKDKLKIQMNCYSNEIRKQEMEKEKLRLEIKLLQSKVMEEANDVSHYIFVP; from the exons ATGGATGCTAATGTAGCGGTGGAGGAGGacttttcatttcaactcGGTGAAATGTTCGACAGCTACGAGGAACTCGAGCAAAAGTTAGAATCATTTTCTAGGCGGAGTTTGGTCCATTATTGGAGAAGGGACAGCAGAACGGTCAGCGGCGCGCATATGAAAACAGCCCGACCGATCAGCGAACGGCTACGCTACTACTCCGTCAAATATGCCTGTATTTACGGCGGCCAGAAGTTCCTCCCACGGGGGGCCGGCCGTCGGCAGTCCCA GTCTATTCGAACAAATTGCCCCGCACACATTATGCTCAGAGCAtcaaaagatggaaaaaaattggaggTGACAAGTGTCAATAACGAACACAATCATGAAATTTCAGAG GAACTCTTCAAGAACTTGCCGCAGGAAAGGAAACTTTGCGGTGAAATAAAGCAGGAAGTACAGGATCTCATGCAATTGCACATTGATCGAAAAAGGCTGAAAGAATATGTACGATTACGTACTAACAAAGTATTGCGATCTAAAGATTTGTTCAATATCGCTGCTGCGAACAagcaaaaaagagaaattaccCCAGAAAGAGCctatcaattattcaaaaagaTTCACGACATAGAAAAGTTGCAGGGATGCAAAAGTGGATCAAAACGGTACTCAGAGTCAGAGGATGAGATTTCAGATAGCATTAAGAAGATTAAAAAGGAACATGAATCGCCTTGGGGCCAGGAT CAGAGGCTGGTAGAGCTGGATGCGAGTGAGGAAAATGACGGAGAGGACTGCTATACGGCTCAGCTCACGCAAGAAGAAGTGGTTGACGATATTGATGTATCTGAAGAACATCTACTAACAGCAAATAATCAAGGGGAAATAATGACCGCTGATGGGGAAATAGTTGGAGAATTAGTAATGGAGGATGGCGATCCATCGGTAATAGTCGAATCAATTGTTAATGCAGATGGTTCTGTTTTTGTTGATGAACGAGAATTCAACAGCTACTGTGATAACCATCTGTCCCATCACGTTGTTGACGACAGTCAGTCATCTACTCCACCAG TTATAGACATTACTTCGTTGACGGGGACTTCAGAAATCGACAAAATCACAACTTCACAAGCATCTCCTAATCAATTGCAACGACATAGATCATTGTCACCGAGATCCCAATTTGACCCAAAATCATCTGAAACATTCAGCGAACCTGCAGAGTCTAGAATTTGGATTATGAAGGAAGCCGCAGCGGCTGAGTCGGAGCCAGAAAGTAGTCTAGAAAGCGAGGCCAACATGATGAAGTCGCCTAAGAACCACAAGGACGACGTTGAACCTACGAATGTTATTTTATCTGAAGAAACTAGCCATCAACTTCTACAAGAACAACTGGCAGTGCTCAGAGCTGAGAGGGGAAAATTATACCATGAGACTGAAATGCTGAAGCTGAAAAAAGATAAACTAAAGATACAGATGAATTGCTACTCAAACGAAATTCGAAAGcaagaaatggaaaaagagaaactgaggcttgaaattaaattattgcAATCTAAAGTTATGGAGGAGGCGAATGACGTTTCACATTACATTTTCGTGCCTTAG
- the LOC124300286 gene encoding uncharacterized protein LOC124300286 isoform X2 translates to MDANVAVEEDFSFQLGEMFDSYEELEQKLESFSRRSLVHYWRRDSRTVSGAHMKTARPISERLRYYSVKYACIYGGQKFLPRGAGRRQSQSIRTNCPAHIMLRASKDGKKLEVTSVNNEHNHEISEELFKNLPQERKLCGEIKQEVQDLMQLHIDRKRLKEYVRLRTNKVLRSKDLFNIAAANKQKREITPERAYQLFKKIHDIEKLQGCKSGSKRYSESEDEISDSIKKIKKEHESPWGQDRLVELDASEENDGEDCYTAQLTQEEVVDDIDVSEEHLLTANNQGEIMTADGEIVGELVMEDGDPSVIVESIVNADGSVFVDEREFNSYCDNHLSHHVVDDSQSSTPPVNLLSIIIYISVIDITSLTGTSEIDKITTSQASPNQLQRHRSLSPRSQFDPKSSETFSEPAESRIWIMKEAAAAESEPESSLESEANMMKSPKNHKDDVEPTNVILSEETSHQLLQEQLAVLRAERGKLYHETEMLKLKKDKLKIQMNCYSNEIRKQEMEKEKLRLEIKLLQSKVMEEANDVSHYIFVP, encoded by the exons ATGGATGCTAATGTAGCGGTGGAGGAGGacttttcatttcaactcGGTGAAATGTTCGACAGCTACGAGGAACTCGAGCAAAAGTTAGAATCATTTTCTAGGCGGAGTTTGGTCCATTATTGGAGAAGGGACAGCAGAACGGTCAGCGGCGCGCATATGAAAACAGCCCGACCGATCAGCGAACGGCTACGCTACTACTCCGTCAAATATGCCTGTATTTACGGCGGCCAGAAGTTCCTCCCACGGGGGGCCGGCCGTCGGCAGTCCCA GTCTATTCGAACAAATTGCCCCGCACACATTATGCTCAGAGCAtcaaaagatggaaaaaaattggaggTGACAAGTGTCAATAACGAACACAATCATGAAATTTCAGAG GAACTCTTCAAGAACTTGCCGCAGGAAAGGAAACTTTGCGGTGAAATAAAGCAGGAAGTACAGGATCTCATGCAATTGCACATTGATCGAAAAAGGCTGAAAGAATATGTACGATTACGTACTAACAAAGTATTGCGATCTAAAGATTTGTTCAATATCGCTGCTGCGAACAagcaaaaaagagaaattaccCCAGAAAGAGCctatcaattattcaaaaagaTTCACGACATAGAAAAGTTGCAGGGATGCAAAAGTGGATCAAAACGGTACTCAGAGTCAGAGGATGAGATTTCAGATAGCATTAAGAAGATTAAAAAGGAACATGAATCGCCTTGGGGCCAGGAT AGGCTGGTAGAGCTGGATGCGAGTGAGGAAAATGACGGAGAGGACTGCTATACGGCTCAGCTCACGCAAGAAGAAGTGGTTGACGATATTGATGTATCTGAAGAACATCTACTAACAGCAAATAATCAAGGGGAAATAATGACCGCTGATGGGGAAATAGTTGGAGAATTAGTAATGGAGGATGGCGATCCATCGGTAATAGTCGAATCAATTGTTAATGCAGATGGTTCTGTTTTTGTTGATGAACGAGAATTCAACAGCTACTGTGATAACCATCTGTCCCATCACGTTGTTGACGACAGTCAGTCATCTACTCCACCAG TAAATCTATTGTCCATAATCATCTACATCTCAGTTATAGACATTACTTCGTTGACGGGGACTTCAGAAATCGACAAAATCACAACTTCACAAGCATCTCCTAATCAATTGCAACGACATAGATCATTGTCACCGAGATCCCAATTTGACCCAAAATCATCTGAAACATTCAGCGAACCTGCAGAGTCTAGAATTTGGATTATGAAGGAAGCCGCAGCGGCTGAGTCGGAGCCAGAAAGTAGTCTAGAAAGCGAGGCCAACATGATGAAGTCGCCTAAGAACCACAAGGACGACGTTGAACCTACGAATGTTATTTTATCTGAAGAAACTAGCCATCAACTTCTACAAGAACAACTGGCAGTGCTCAGAGCTGAGAGGGGAAAATTATACCATGAGACTGAAATGCTGAAGCTGAAAAAAGATAAACTAAAGATACAGATGAATTGCTACTCAAACGAAATTCGAAAGcaagaaatggaaaaagagaaactgaggcttgaaattaaattattgcAATCTAAAGTTATGGAGGAGGCGAATGACGTTTCACATTACATTTTCGTGCCTTAG
- the LOC124300286 gene encoding uncharacterized protein LOC124300286 isoform X1, with translation MDANVAVEEDFSFQLGEMFDSYEELEQKLESFSRRSLVHYWRRDSRTVSGAHMKTARPISERLRYYSVKYACIYGGQKFLPRGAGRRQSQSIRTNCPAHIMLRASKDGKKLEVTSVNNEHNHEISEELFKNLPQERKLCGEIKQEVQDLMQLHIDRKRLKEYVRLRTNKVLRSKDLFNIAAANKQKREITPERAYQLFKKIHDIEKLQGCKSGSKRYSESEDEISDSIKKIKKEHESPWGQDQRLVELDASEENDGEDCYTAQLTQEEVVDDIDVSEEHLLTANNQGEIMTADGEIVGELVMEDGDPSVIVESIVNADGSVFVDEREFNSYCDNHLSHHVVDDSQSSTPPVNLLSIIIYISVIDITSLTGTSEIDKITTSQASPNQLQRHRSLSPRSQFDPKSSETFSEPAESRIWIMKEAAAAESEPESSLESEANMMKSPKNHKDDVEPTNVILSEETSHQLLQEQLAVLRAERGKLYHETEMLKLKKDKLKIQMNCYSNEIRKQEMEKEKLRLEIKLLQSKVMEEANDVSHYIFVP, from the exons ATGGATGCTAATGTAGCGGTGGAGGAGGacttttcatttcaactcGGTGAAATGTTCGACAGCTACGAGGAACTCGAGCAAAAGTTAGAATCATTTTCTAGGCGGAGTTTGGTCCATTATTGGAGAAGGGACAGCAGAACGGTCAGCGGCGCGCATATGAAAACAGCCCGACCGATCAGCGAACGGCTACGCTACTACTCCGTCAAATATGCCTGTATTTACGGCGGCCAGAAGTTCCTCCCACGGGGGGCCGGCCGTCGGCAGTCCCA GTCTATTCGAACAAATTGCCCCGCACACATTATGCTCAGAGCAtcaaaagatggaaaaaaattggaggTGACAAGTGTCAATAACGAACACAATCATGAAATTTCAGAG GAACTCTTCAAGAACTTGCCGCAGGAAAGGAAACTTTGCGGTGAAATAAAGCAGGAAGTACAGGATCTCATGCAATTGCACATTGATCGAAAAAGGCTGAAAGAATATGTACGATTACGTACTAACAAAGTATTGCGATCTAAAGATTTGTTCAATATCGCTGCTGCGAACAagcaaaaaagagaaattaccCCAGAAAGAGCctatcaattattcaaaaagaTTCACGACATAGAAAAGTTGCAGGGATGCAAAAGTGGATCAAAACGGTACTCAGAGTCAGAGGATGAGATTTCAGATAGCATTAAGAAGATTAAAAAGGAACATGAATCGCCTTGGGGCCAGGAT CAGAGGCTGGTAGAGCTGGATGCGAGTGAGGAAAATGACGGAGAGGACTGCTATACGGCTCAGCTCACGCAAGAAGAAGTGGTTGACGATATTGATGTATCTGAAGAACATCTACTAACAGCAAATAATCAAGGGGAAATAATGACCGCTGATGGGGAAATAGTTGGAGAATTAGTAATGGAGGATGGCGATCCATCGGTAATAGTCGAATCAATTGTTAATGCAGATGGTTCTGTTTTTGTTGATGAACGAGAATTCAACAGCTACTGTGATAACCATCTGTCCCATCACGTTGTTGACGACAGTCAGTCATCTACTCCACCAG TAAATCTATTGTCCATAATCATCTACATCTCAGTTATAGACATTACTTCGTTGACGGGGACTTCAGAAATCGACAAAATCACAACTTCACAAGCATCTCCTAATCAATTGCAACGACATAGATCATTGTCACCGAGATCCCAATTTGACCCAAAATCATCTGAAACATTCAGCGAACCTGCAGAGTCTAGAATTTGGATTATGAAGGAAGCCGCAGCGGCTGAGTCGGAGCCAGAAAGTAGTCTAGAAAGCGAGGCCAACATGATGAAGTCGCCTAAGAACCACAAGGACGACGTTGAACCTACGAATGTTATTTTATCTGAAGAAACTAGCCATCAACTTCTACAAGAACAACTGGCAGTGCTCAGAGCTGAGAGGGGAAAATTATACCATGAGACTGAAATGCTGAAGCTGAAAAAAGATAAACTAAAGATACAGATGAATTGCTACTCAAACGAAATTCGAAAGcaagaaatggaaaaagagaaactgaggcttgaaattaaattattgcAATCTAAAGTTATGGAGGAGGCGAATGACGTTTCACATTACATTTTCGTGCCTTAG
- the LOC124300286 gene encoding uncharacterized protein LOC124300286 isoform X4 codes for MSKSKSIRTNCPAHIMLRASKDGKKLEVTSVNNEHNHEISEELFKNLPQERKLCGEIKQEVQDLMQLHIDRKRLKEYVRLRTNKVLRSKDLFNIAAANKQKREITPERAYQLFKKIHDIEKLQGCKSGSKRYSESEDEISDSIKKIKKEHESPWGQDQRLVELDASEENDGEDCYTAQLTQEEVVDDIDVSEEHLLTANNQGEIMTADGEIVGELVMEDGDPSVIVESIVNADGSVFVDEREFNSYCDNHLSHHVVDDSQSSTPPVNLLSIIIYISVIDITSLTGTSEIDKITTSQASPNQLQRHRSLSPRSQFDPKSSETFSEPAESRIWIMKEAAAAESEPESSLESEANMMKSPKNHKDDVEPTNVILSEETSHQLLQEQLAVLRAERGKLYHETEMLKLKKDKLKIQMNCYSNEIRKQEMEKEKLRLEIKLLQSKVMEEANDVSHYIFVP; via the exons ATGTCaaaatcaaa GTCTATTCGAACAAATTGCCCCGCACACATTATGCTCAGAGCAtcaaaagatggaaaaaaattggaggTGACAAGTGTCAATAACGAACACAATCATGAAATTTCAGAG GAACTCTTCAAGAACTTGCCGCAGGAAAGGAAACTTTGCGGTGAAATAAAGCAGGAAGTACAGGATCTCATGCAATTGCACATTGATCGAAAAAGGCTGAAAGAATATGTACGATTACGTACTAACAAAGTATTGCGATCTAAAGATTTGTTCAATATCGCTGCTGCGAACAagcaaaaaagagaaattaccCCAGAAAGAGCctatcaattattcaaaaagaTTCACGACATAGAAAAGTTGCAGGGATGCAAAAGTGGATCAAAACGGTACTCAGAGTCAGAGGATGAGATTTCAGATAGCATTAAGAAGATTAAAAAGGAACATGAATCGCCTTGGGGCCAGGAT CAGAGGCTGGTAGAGCTGGATGCGAGTGAGGAAAATGACGGAGAGGACTGCTATACGGCTCAGCTCACGCAAGAAGAAGTGGTTGACGATATTGATGTATCTGAAGAACATCTACTAACAGCAAATAATCAAGGGGAAATAATGACCGCTGATGGGGAAATAGTTGGAGAATTAGTAATGGAGGATGGCGATCCATCGGTAATAGTCGAATCAATTGTTAATGCAGATGGTTCTGTTTTTGTTGATGAACGAGAATTCAACAGCTACTGTGATAACCATCTGTCCCATCACGTTGTTGACGACAGTCAGTCATCTACTCCACCAG TAAATCTATTGTCCATAATCATCTACATCTCAGTTATAGACATTACTTCGTTGACGGGGACTTCAGAAATCGACAAAATCACAACTTCACAAGCATCTCCTAATCAATTGCAACGACATAGATCATTGTCACCGAGATCCCAATTTGACCCAAAATCATCTGAAACATTCAGCGAACCTGCAGAGTCTAGAATTTGGATTATGAAGGAAGCCGCAGCGGCTGAGTCGGAGCCAGAAAGTAGTCTAGAAAGCGAGGCCAACATGATGAAGTCGCCTAAGAACCACAAGGACGACGTTGAACCTACGAATGTTATTTTATCTGAAGAAACTAGCCATCAACTTCTACAAGAACAACTGGCAGTGCTCAGAGCTGAGAGGGGAAAATTATACCATGAGACTGAAATGCTGAAGCTGAAAAAAGATAAACTAAAGATACAGATGAATTGCTACTCAAACGAAATTCGAAAGcaagaaatggaaaaagagaaactgaggcttgaaattaaattattgcAATCTAAAGTTATGGAGGAGGCGAATGACGTTTCACATTACATTTTCGTGCCTTAG
- the LOC124300286 gene encoding uncharacterized protein LOC124300286 isoform X5: MLRASKDGKKLEVTSVNNEHNHEISEELFKNLPQERKLCGEIKQEVQDLMQLHIDRKRLKEYVRLRTNKVLRSKDLFNIAAANKQKREITPERAYQLFKKIHDIEKLQGCKSGSKRYSESEDEISDSIKKIKKEHESPWGQDQRLVELDASEENDGEDCYTAQLTQEEVVDDIDVSEEHLLTANNQGEIMTADGEIVGELVMEDGDPSVIVESIVNADGSVFVDEREFNSYCDNHLSHHVVDDSQSSTPPVNLLSIIIYISVIDITSLTGTSEIDKITTSQASPNQLQRHRSLSPRSQFDPKSSETFSEPAESRIWIMKEAAAAESEPESSLESEANMMKSPKNHKDDVEPTNVILSEETSHQLLQEQLAVLRAERGKLYHETEMLKLKKDKLKIQMNCYSNEIRKQEMEKEKLRLEIKLLQSKVMEEANDVSHYIFVP, from the exons ATGCTCAGAGCAtcaaaagatggaaaaaaattggaggTGACAAGTGTCAATAACGAACACAATCATGAAATTTCAGAG GAACTCTTCAAGAACTTGCCGCAGGAAAGGAAACTTTGCGGTGAAATAAAGCAGGAAGTACAGGATCTCATGCAATTGCACATTGATCGAAAAAGGCTGAAAGAATATGTACGATTACGTACTAACAAAGTATTGCGATCTAAAGATTTGTTCAATATCGCTGCTGCGAACAagcaaaaaagagaaattaccCCAGAAAGAGCctatcaattattcaaaaagaTTCACGACATAGAAAAGTTGCAGGGATGCAAAAGTGGATCAAAACGGTACTCAGAGTCAGAGGATGAGATTTCAGATAGCATTAAGAAGATTAAAAAGGAACATGAATCGCCTTGGGGCCAGGAT CAGAGGCTGGTAGAGCTGGATGCGAGTGAGGAAAATGACGGAGAGGACTGCTATACGGCTCAGCTCACGCAAGAAGAAGTGGTTGACGATATTGATGTATCTGAAGAACATCTACTAACAGCAAATAATCAAGGGGAAATAATGACCGCTGATGGGGAAATAGTTGGAGAATTAGTAATGGAGGATGGCGATCCATCGGTAATAGTCGAATCAATTGTTAATGCAGATGGTTCTGTTTTTGTTGATGAACGAGAATTCAACAGCTACTGTGATAACCATCTGTCCCATCACGTTGTTGACGACAGTCAGTCATCTACTCCACCAG TAAATCTATTGTCCATAATCATCTACATCTCAGTTATAGACATTACTTCGTTGACGGGGACTTCAGAAATCGACAAAATCACAACTTCACAAGCATCTCCTAATCAATTGCAACGACATAGATCATTGTCACCGAGATCCCAATTTGACCCAAAATCATCTGAAACATTCAGCGAACCTGCAGAGTCTAGAATTTGGATTATGAAGGAAGCCGCAGCGGCTGAGTCGGAGCCAGAAAGTAGTCTAGAAAGCGAGGCCAACATGATGAAGTCGCCTAAGAACCACAAGGACGACGTTGAACCTACGAATGTTATTTTATCTGAAGAAACTAGCCATCAACTTCTACAAGAACAACTGGCAGTGCTCAGAGCTGAGAGGGGAAAATTATACCATGAGACTGAAATGCTGAAGCTGAAAAAAGATAAACTAAAGATACAGATGAATTGCTACTCAAACGAAATTCGAAAGcaagaaatggaaaaagagaaactgaggcttgaaattaaattattgcAATCTAAAGTTATGGAGGAGGCGAATGACGTTTCACATTACATTTTCGTGCCTTAG
- the LOC124300287 gene encoding uncharacterized protein LOC124300287 yields the protein MENVLAKLYDALSQLRYPEIAKIDLRDLATVVLAGHNRITLLTWLLSRASPTLSTHLEKFQGQKLKEEIVKCYCQMGIVNDESVLLGNCSMQKQLSFLKAVLLFTKSLDSTDNLPVDDSTVCEILDEHVNKPINIIPATCHISTKLTKSEVKKYLDEVGQSVTEATSFLPVHETSKVTALATEDRIDLSTATEFENGQMLSLESTAATFSTAFNSAEFVQNSKQFNATTKEIIYIDETIQNLCKDLNSFTQIFKSKESIVGKKLPECLEKSETPLSLLIQDNVILSEEIRKLYDQSHLAN from the exons ATGGAAAATGTTTTGGCAAAGCTGTATGATGCGCTAAGCCAGTTACGCTATCCTGAAATAGCAAAGATCGACTTAAGAGACTTAGCGACAGTGGTACTTGCTGGTCATAATCGTATCACCTTATTAACATGGCTTTTATCCCGTGCATCTCCAACACTTTCGACACACCTTGAAAAGTTTCAAGGGCAAAAGCTAAAAG AAGAAATCGTAAAATGTTATTGTCAAATGGGAATTGTAAATGATGAAAGTGTGCTACTG GGCAATTGTAGTATGCAAAAACAACTGTCATTTTTAAAAGCTGTATTGTTGTTCACGAAGAGCTTGGACAGCACAGACAACTTACCTGTTGATGATTCTACCGTTTGTGAAATCTTAGAC GAACATGTCAACAAACCCATTAACATCATTCCTGCAACATGTCATATAAGCACAAAACTGACAAAGTCTGAGGTGAAAAAGTATCTGGATGAAGTTGGACAAAGTGTAACAGAGGCGACGTCTTTTTTGCCTGTACATGAAACTTCAAAAGTTACCGCTTTGGCAACTGAG GATAGAATTGATTTGAGTACTGCAAcggaatttgaaaatggaCAGATGCTATCATTAGAGTCTACGGCAGCAACATTCAGCACAGCTTTCAACTCCGCCGAATTTGTGCAAAACTCTAAGCAGTTTAATGCCACGACCAAGGAAATAATTTACATAGACGAAACTATTCAAAATCTGTGCAAGGATTTGAATTCGTTTACACAG ATATTCAAATCAAAAGAATCAATTGTGGGAAAGAAATTGCCAGAATGTTTGGAGAAAAGTGAAACACCACTGAGTCTGTTGATTCAGGATAATGTGATACTTTCTGAAGAAATAAGGAAGTTGTATGATCAAAGCCATCTTGCAAACTAA
- the LOC124300921 gene encoding multivesicular body subunit 12B, which translates to MLSQLSSLLPDDRPISAIGIVEDVEKCPPNFTVVSRTYDQDSDADLWRESGLFIKRKGRYICLSKTEGLADCVVENIVIINERDLPPEGYSMIARTVDSDQKAWRKRQLCYKVRHKDLCSVAVTDIIICSRIKKAPPGFTYAGEINGVTVCYKTSQISNNNSSSLQPYANINSFQNVSPNPSAGVPHRPAPERPPKPKFSPKPPNGSIYPNVKSNPDETGDSDYEVLSPGAGKIRPTRPAPRPPPTSSLSNSIYATMSGTSDLDGVPFIINPLISRETTSAIKNLPVIKVRTQTELDKEYYYDFRVERQT; encoded by the exons ATGCTGAGCCAACTGTCCTCGTTGCTGCCTGACGATCGACCCATCAGTGCCATCGGCATTGTCGAAGATGTTGAAAAGTGTCCACCTAACTTTACtgtg gtATCAAGAACTTATGATCAAGACTCTGATGCTGACTTATGGAGAGAGAGTGGGTTGTTTATCAAAAGAAAGGGCCGATATATCTGCCTTTCCAAGACTGAAGGATTAGCCGATTGCGTTGTAGAaaacattgttattattaacgAAAGAGATTTACCTCCGGAAGGATATTCGATGATTGCTCGTACTGTTGATTCTG ATCAAAAAGCTTGGCGGAAACGACAGTTGTGCTACAAAGTGAGGCACAAAGATTTGTGCTCTGTAGCTGTCACTGATATCATTATATGTAGTCGCATCAAGAAAGCACCACCCGGTTTTACTTATGCTGG AGAAATAAACGGAGTTACAGTGTGCTACAAAACGAGTCAAATATCAAACAACAATTCCAGCTCTTTGCAGCCATATGCCAATATTAA CTCTTTTCAAAACGTATCTCCAAATCCGTCAGCGGGTGTACCTCACAGACCAGCACCAGAGAGGCCGCCAAAACCAAAATTTTCTCCGAAACCTCCAAACGGTTCAATTTATCCCAATGTCAAATCAAACCCAGATGAGACCGGAGACTCTGATTACGAGGTGCTTAGCCCTGGTGCAGGGAAAATCAGGCCTACCAGGCCTGCTCCACGTCCTCCACCGACGTCTTCTCTTAGTAACTCTATATATGCTACCATGTCTGGAACATCGGATCTTGACGGGGTGCCTTTTATCATTAATCCTCTCATCAGTAGAGAGACAACTTCTGCCATT AAAAACCTGCCAGTAATAAAAGTCCGAACTCAAACAGAATTGGATAAAGAG tattattatgattttcgaGTGGAACGGCAGACTTGA